In Lolium rigidum isolate FL_2022 chromosome 3, APGP_CSIRO_Lrig_0.1, whole genome shotgun sequence, the genomic window AGCATATAATATGAAGGAAGGAACAGCAGAATGTACATTGCCAATAGAGTAAGTTTGTGCTAGTTTAGTTCATTGGTTTCTCGGGGTTGATTACAGCATGAAACCAGGTAACCACAGGACAAAACTGGGTGTCATTAACAAAAATGTTTCCAGTCATCCAATATTTATGTATCAGCATAAGGTCATATGCTATTTAGCATTTTACATACGCCTGTATATCTGTACACTGGCTAGCTGGATACCTTTGAATGTCACTGTCAGCACACTTTAAACTAGTACAGCCCCAGAAGTCAGCAGTAGACTGAATATTTGCTGCTGCTGACAGCACATGCTTTGAGCCCGAACACACCTCAAAGTATCAAACGGGTGATTGAACATGAAAAAACTGGAATACTTAACATATGTTGACCATTAGTAATTTTATCCGGTGGATTCATTTTATACATGGAAGACCACAGAATGACAAACCAACtaataaatatattttaaaaagcAGATGGGAGTGATCGTCCCTTTAGACTAGCGTATTTAACCCACCAAATAGCTTAAGACAGTACTTATGTCAAATTATCCTGACCTAGCATAATGGAAATACAGGAAGTAATAcacagctttatgcaatcacattaTAACTCACATGTACTTGCCCATTAGGCATTTTAAGTTTCACATTCTACCTACACAGCAAGATGGCACACTACACATATCAGGTGAGCATACCTATTCTTAATTCTAATTTGACTCTTATTTCTTTAATTCCATCGATGTGACATAGGGACCAGTGTGATGAATGTATCCAAAAAGAAAAGGCATAGTTCCATCTTCCAACAGCAGAACAAACATGCAGAGTACTACTAAAAAGGAACAAACATCCTCACCTGCTGTACCAACCCTGAACACCACGATGTCAACGCGGTCGTCTCTATGGGGAAGGTCGGTGAGCAGAAGCGTGGGCTGCCCAAGGTTGCCTGCCTGAATAAAGAGGGTGATGTCCTGGAAGCTGACGCCGTCGCCCAACCGCTGTGCCAACTCATTGCCCAGCTCCATCAGACTCCTGCCACGGAACTGGATAGTTTCCCAGCCCCGGCCATCGGTGCTGCCGTTATCATCTGCCACAGCGCAATTGACTTCCATCTTCTCTGCAGAACCTGGGTGCCATAGCTGCCATGCGAATTGCAGAAGAATGCTTAGGCGACACAAAATAAGGCATAGGTGACACACATGATCGGTCCTCTAATAAAGAAACCAAGTCGCGAAATTAACACCTTAATCAACAAAGGGAGTAGTTCAGTTCCAAAGATCGATTTGAAGCATTTACAGGGCAATCAGAACAGAATCAAGAGTTTTGACAGTGCTAAGTACAATATTAGCTGTCATCAAAGGACACAATTATCAGATTTAAGCAAGGACCTCCTACGGTGATAACTAAGCAGGGGACGCCCCCATAGTACCCAATATGCAGCACGAATTGAAAGCTTATGATGCAAGACCTAGGTTCTAGTAATCAGCCAAAGCTGCACAGGTCGAAGAGACGCGGGCAAGAATTTGAGAACTGAGAAGCAACGGTGTGGCTGCTCTCGTTGCTGCTAGCGCTGGTTGCAACCTTATCCTTTGTGTTTAGTGACGTGGAGGGAATTAGATACGAATACGATAGTgatcattcgcaaaaaaaaaaaaaatacgatAGTGGTCATCAAAGGATCCAATTCATACAGTGATAATTAAGCAGGGGACGTCCCCAAATTAGCTAATATGCAACACGATTGAAAACCTATGATGCAAGGCCTAGGTTCTAGCAATCAGCAAAAAATAGTCGATCGGTTCTGAAAGCAATGGATTCTGTTTGAGCAGACAATGCCGAGAATTGGCAATACAACTGGTGTACTGTGCAGCACTTGTTGCAACGTTGTCAGAAGCGATCCATAGCCTAAGTCCCAAGTACCAGAAGAATAGCCATGATGAATTGTGCACGGAGGAAGGGTTAAGACTTGAGGGTGATGAGCTTACAGCATCGGCGCCTCCTGGTCGCAGCTGGTACGGCGGCCTCTCGACCCTCAGCGGGATgacctccacctcccactccatCATCGAGGTGACGCGGGAGCGGTTGATGGCCTCGACGGTGACGCCCCTGTGCCACCGCCGGTACCGCCCGTTGGCCCGGAGCGCCCTGAGGTTGGCGGACGTGCCGTGGAGCAGCACGACGCTGCCGCCCTTCCCCGGGGTGGTCCACCACATGACGTGGGCGTCGTCCGGCCCGTCGAAGGCGCACTGCGCGGCGCCGCAGCCGACGTGGCCCTCGGGCGCCGGCGCGCGCGTGACGGCGAGGTGGCGGCCGTAGGCGCTGCGGAGCAGCACGTGGTAGTTGGTGTCGGTCTCGAGCACCTGCGCCACCCACGCCGTGTTGGCCAtctcgcggcggcggtccacggagACGCCCCGCCCCGTCTCGTCCGCGAAGAGGTACCCGCCGCGCCCGCGGTTGAGGAGACGCACGTACTGCCCGTCCTGGAACGGCGCCACGCCGACGTCGGACCAGCGGGACTTGCCGCCCACGGGCAGGGACGCCGAGCTGAACTTGGCGCGCGCCGCTGCCGTGCTCGCCGAAGTTGACTTGCTGGGCGCCGCGGCCCTCGCCGAACTCGACTTGCCGGGCGCCGCCCCGTTCTTCGAGCGGGACTTGGCGCGGTCctggtcctccgacgacgacatgCCGGGGAGGGACTGGATCATGCGCGTGGGgaacagagagagagggagacgacgaggagggagggagagaggatgTTTGTTGTTGTTGCGGCCTGCGGCGGTTATCACTGTAGCGCCAATGCCAACGCGCAGCGTTTTAAATAAGCTTCCCGGACGCGGAGGGGCGGCGAACCCAAGGCGCGGGTTTCTTCCACTGACGCGTGGGCCCAACCAGCTGGCGCGCGCCACGTGGACCGCTCCAGGCTTGCCGAGTAAGAAGTTGACCCCGTGGGCGCGTCaatccgccgccgcctctccgacTCTCCGTCGCGTCGCGGGGTGTTCCTCGCCGGCGATTAAGGCACGTTTCCCCTGCCGCCGTCCTGCCCATGACGCCGGCAGGCGCTCCACGCCGCCGCCAGGACTCGCTCCTCGACTCGGAGGGATCTATCCGCGCGCGGAGGGCCGAGGGGAAGGGAGGCGGCGCGCGGGCTGCCGGAGGCGGGCGGGAGGGGGAGAGGGTGCGGTGGAGCTGGTGGTGGGGTGGGTAGTTGTTGAGGTTGAGGAGGGTGGTTGCCTGATTGGGGCAGAGGGACGGCGACCGGAGTAGTACCACTGCGGTACGTTGCTTCAACAGCGCTGCAGCGGTGTCGAGCGAAGGGAAACGTTGCAGGTGTGGCGACAGCACTGGGCCTTCGGTCTAGGGCGAAAGAGACGGACACCGGACTAGCTTGGACTTGCGGGGTCTTGCCGTCTTGGAATGGAGCGATCGGGTTAATGGTGTTGTAGGCCCAAGCAACTGATGCCTTTGCTGGGTCAAAGCCCAGGCGACCTACTTCTGCAGCCTCAAGTCTTTGAGATCGACACTCCAACCTCTCCCGGTCTTCTCTGCTGGAAGTTGACTCATCTAATCTCACTCCTTACTTACGGTAGCATAAATCATGAAGCAAATCAAATGGTATAGAATCTGATTGAGCACGAATTTAGTTCTCCGCTAACTGAGAATTAGCAAACCCCTTCCGAAATATATGTGTTGGTTGATTCGAATCCAAGCCATGTACTACGTGTGAGTCCAGTAAGATGGAGAGATGGAAACCGCCGCCACCCAGCGAGGTTTTAGTCAATGCCAACAGTGCACTATGTTCGGAGCAACCTTGATCGGCCATTGGAGCAGTCATCACAGATAACGGTGGGTAATGTGCTCTTGCCGTCAGCGAGCCGTTGAGGGGATTTCCTTCCTCTTAGATGGCCGAGGCCTTGGCACTTCTGCGTACGGTGAACGTGGCGGCTGAGCATGGCTACAACAAGGTGATTTTGCATCTGATTGTTTGTCCCTTATCCAACGTATACTATCGTCGAAACTTGACTGCTCATCGGTGGACACGGCGATAGGGGAGATCAAGAAGGCGGTGGCGAGCTTTGCCTTTGTCTCTTTTCGACATACGAAACGCTCTCTCAATGAAGAGGCATATATTTTGGCTAGGTCTTGTGATGTAACTAGTCTTGGTTTTAGTTCCATCCTGCACCAAATTCTACCTGGAAGACTATTTTTTATAttgacgttatgtgatcaataaagTGCCGCTGTAAAAAAAGGTATAACGTTCTACGTATGATTTTCCTATTTGTGGGAATTATAATTAGATTAGTTCACAATCAACTTGTAGACAATTGAATTGCACCGTAATTCGTGATAACATACGTTGCAACATAGGACTACAACTGATAAAAAAACATAGATCATTTAATTACTTTGTGATTCGTGTAAGTCATAAGTTGCAACTAATAAAAATGTCCCGAACCGTTAGATTgcttcgtgattcgtgctagttatGAGTTGACATTAAAATTCAATGACATCAACTAAGTGGCAATTAACTTAATTCTCAATGGAGTGAGAATTGGTCAGACCCAAAAAAAAATCCCTTCGTCCATAAAAAGAAGtcggagatttatctaaattcgagtgtatctatacactaacaaATATTtatatacatttaaatttagataaacttgcaACATCCTTTATGGAGAAAGGTAGTATAACGGTTTAGACATCACCGCATCGCTTGGCCGTTGTACAATTTTTTTTGGGTTTCCGGAAATACCCCGTGAGCTCCACTCGACTACTCCTTGTTCCTTTTTGCTtgctcaccttcttcctcaacaTCTCTCCTCTCCCTGCATCCACGTCCCCCAAATCGCCGCCACCTTCCTCTTCCCACGTCATTGTTGCCACCTTGCTAAATCATTGTTGCATATTTTATTTGCCTTCTTGGTTCTGTTTCAACATTCATGCAACAAATTTGCTAcaacgggttcatgtttatttttttAGAAATGGGGAAGCCTAAGTTGTGCATACACCTTCTATTTTGATTTTATTCAACAAAAATCTACTGAGAGCATACATCACAAATCCGAAGCCACCACAAAACACCTAAAAACCTACCAATGGGTGAAGTAACATGCCATCAGGGCCTCGTGCCTAAAAACAAACAAtgccccactgatacgtctccgacgtatcgataatttcttatgttccatgccacattattgataatatctacatgttttatgcatactttatgtcgtatttatgcattttccggcactaacctattaacaagatgccgaagagccagttgctgttttctgttgttttttgtttcagaaatcctacaaagaaaatattctcggaattggacgaaatcaacgcctaggggcctatttttgcacgaagcttccagaagaccgaaggagtcacgaagtggggccacgaggcaacgacacgctagggcggcgcggcccaggtgctggccgcgcggccctgttgtgtggccaccccgtgacgccctttgacctgcccttccgcctacttaaagcctccgtcgcgaaacccccagtaccgagagccacgatacggaaaaccttcgagacgccgccgccgccaatcccatctcgggggattcaggagatcgcctccggcaccactgccggagaggggaatcatctcccggaggactcttcaccaccatggtcgcctccggagtgatgagtgagtagttcacccctggactatgggtccatagcagtagctagatggtcgtcttctccttatgtgcttcattgttggatcttgtgagctgcctaacatgatcaagatcatctataccgtaatgctatatgttgtgtttgtcgggatccgatggattgagaatactatgttatgttaattatcaatctattacctatgtgttgtttatgatcttgcatgctctccgttattagtagaggctcggccaagtttttgctcttaactccaagagggagtatttatgctcgatagtgggttcatgcctccattaaatctgggacagatgacgagaaagttctaaggttgtggatgtgctgttgccactagggataaaacattgatgctatgtccgaggatgtagttattgattacattacgcaccatacttaatgcaattgtcctgttgtttgcaacttaatacttggaaggggttcggatgataacctgaaggtggactttttaggcatagatgcatgtctggatagcggtctatgtactttgtcgtaatgcccaattaaatctcactatacttatcatatcatgtatgtgcattgtcatgccctctctatttgtcaattgcccgactgtaatttgttcacccaacatgctatttatcttatgggagagacacctctagtgaactcatggaccccggtcctattctttacatcgaatacaatctactgcaatatttgttctttactattttctgcaaacaatcatcatccacactatacatctaatcctttgttacagcaagccgatgagattgacaacctcactgtttcgttggggcaaagtactttggttgtgttgtgcaggttccacgttggcgccggaatccctggtgttgcgccgcactatacttcgccgccatcaaccttcgacgtgcttcttgactcctactggttcgataaaccttggtttcttactgagggaaacttgctgctgtacgcatcacaccttccacttggggttcccaacgagcgtgtgctttacgcgtcatcaagctaaatttctggcgccgttgccggagaacaAAGAAaatttacaccacaaagatttctaactcccacgtcaactacacgccagcaagtaaatttctggcgccgttgccggggagatcaagacacgctgcaaggggagtctccacaatccaatctctttactttgtttttgtcttgctttattttatttactactttgtttgctgcacttaaaacaaaacacaaaaaaattagttgctagctttactttatttactgtcttgttctccatatcaaaaaaaaaacacaaaaaaaaaatttagttacttgcattttacttttgctaccatgtctagttctgcacctgttacttcttcacctgaggaattagtcttcacttttaagcaaggggatgaagagagttttaaagatgcttggtccagaatttttacttcttatcgtaaagctgaacctcaaatgactctaagtttgctccttagtaacttttattttggtcttatgattcgctatagatatgccttggatgctgtagtgggaggagatttccttcattgcaatggggatcaaggttttaatgccataaagaagttggttgcatcacatgattcagctaataactttgattcagcccttattagcatttataatagattaaacactcttgagacaagtgcatctcgcttgaatgaaaattatagatatgttcgtaaccgtcttgatcaagttttagtgaactcgaaccttcattatgggatcctactattaaaattgttatcggtgaccaaactcttcatgccaattgtgatattatgtctgaattttgcttaatgcctaagagtattcatgaatctttgaaactttgggattcgttgaagggggagaaggaataactcttattgataactctgttataattcctagaggaatagctgcgggtgtgcatacaaccgttcttgggagaacaatatcctttgattatcttgttattgaatgtgcaggaacagaacaaatcacactcggaagatccctgttgaaacttttgggagcagtcatagatatgggagaaggcaccctaaaattcacctctacacccgggggtagacatatattccctaaatcaaagagtaagaaaaagaacaagaaaggtaagggtaaagcccaaggtaatgttgatacttgcatctcttgataacacttgatatacactttctgcgcctagctgaaaggcgttaaagaaaagcgcttatgggagacaacccatgtttttactacagtacttttattttatatttgagtcttggaagttgtttactactgtagcaacctctccttatcttagttttgtgcattgttgtgccaagtaaagtcgttgatagtaaggttcatactagatttggattactgcgcgtagaacagatttctttgttgtcacgaatctgggcctaattctctgtaggtaactcagaaaattatgtaaatttacgtgagtgatcctcagatatgtacgcaactttcattcaatttgggaattttcatctgagcaagtctggtgccactttaaaattcgtctttacgaactgttctgttttgacagattctgccttttatttcgcattgcctcttttgctatgttggatgaatttctttgatccattaatgtccagtagctttgcgcaatgtccagaagtgttaagaatgattatgtcacctctgaacatgtaaatttttattgtgcactaaccctctaatgagttgtttcgagtttagtgtggaggaagttttcaaggatcaagagaggaaaatgatgcaatatgatcaagaagagtgaaagctctaagcttggggatgccccggtggttcacccctgcatattttaagaagactcaagcgtctaagcttggggatgcccaaggcatccccttcttcatcgacaacattatcgagttcctccccgaaactatatttttattccatcacatcttatgtgctttgcttggagcgtcggtttgttttgtttttgtttttgttcgaataaaatggatcctagcattcattgtgtgggagagagacacgctccgctgttgcatatggacaaatatgtccttaggctttactcatagtattcatggcgaaggttgaatcttcttcgttaaattgttatatggttggaatcgggaaatgctacatgtagtaattctaaaatgtcttgaataatttgatacttggctattgttgtgctcatgtttaagctcttgcatcatatactttgcacctattaatgaagaaatacatagagcttgctaaaatttggtttgcatgtttggtctctctaaagtctagataatttctagtattgagttttgaacaacaaggaagacggtgtagagtcttataatgtttacaatatgtcttttatgtgagttttgctgcaccggttcatccttgtgtttgtttcaaataaccttgctagcctaaaccttgtatcgagagggaatacttctcatgcatccaaaatccttgagccaaccactatgccatttgtgtccaccatacctatctactacatggtatttctccgccactccaaagtaaattgcttgagtgctacctttaaatttccatcattcgcctttgcaatatatagctcatgggacaaaatagccttaaaaactattgtggtattgaatatgtacttatgcactttatctcttattaagttgcttgttgtgcgataaccatgctcccggggacgccatcaacactttgttgaatatcatgtgagttgctatgcatgttcgtcttgtccgaagtaagggcggttttcacaatcaaatggtttgagtatgcatactgttagagaagaacattgggccgctaactaaagccatgaatcatggtggaagtttcagtttggacataaaacctcaatctcttatgagaatattaattgttgaatgcttaagcattaagagaggagtccattatctgttgtctatgttgttccggtatgggtgtctaagttgaagaatgatcaaaagcgagaaatccaatgcgaactttctccttagacccttgtacgggcggcatagaggtacccctttgtgacacttggttgaaacatat contains:
- the LOC124697287 gene encoding uncharacterized protein LOC124697287 → MIQSLPGMSSSEDQDRAKSRSKNGAAPGKSSSARAAAPSKSTSASTAAARAKFSSASLPVGGKSRWSDVGVAPFQDGQYVRLLNRGRGGYLFADETGRGVSVDRRREMANTAWVAQVLETDTNYHVLLRSAYGRHLAVTRAPAPEGHVGCGAAQCAFDGPDDAHVMWWTTPGKGGSVVLLHGTSANLRALRANGRYRRWHRGVTVEAINRSRVTSMMEWEVEVIPLRVERPPYQLRPGGADALWHPGSAEKMEVNCAVADDNGSTDGRGWETIQFRGRSLMELGNELAQRLGDGVSFQDITLFIQAGNLGQPTLLLTDLPHRDDRVDIVVFRVGTAGHDRLLFPDLDAE